A genomic window from Chthoniobacterales bacterium includes:
- a CDS encoding NADH-quinone oxidoreductase subunit I: protein MAVVVKRPKLSLAERSYIPALLGGLLVTIKHFKNMFFGKTKVTMQYPEQRWDGSMPEWYRGAPTLVRDEHGRERCVACQLCEFICPPRAITIKPGELPAGSKWAKVEKYPEKFDIDMIRCIYCGLCEEVCPEQAIFLRKDYSVTGLSRDEMVHDKAKLYELGGVMTGLVHKWNEKK, encoded by the coding sequence ATGGCTGTCGTCGTCAAACGTCCGAAATTGAGCCTGGCCGAGCGCTCCTACATTCCCGCGCTCCTCGGCGGTCTGCTCGTCACCATCAAGCATTTCAAGAACATGTTCTTCGGAAAAACGAAGGTCACCATGCAATACCCCGAGCAGCGCTGGGACGGCTCGATGCCCGAGTGGTATCGCGGCGCTCCGACCCTGGTGAGGGACGAGCACGGGCGCGAACGCTGCGTGGCCTGCCAGCTCTGCGAATTCATCTGCCCGCCCCGAGCCATCACCATCAAACCGGGCGAACTCCCCGCCGGCAGCAAATGGGCCAAGGTCGAGAAGTATCCCGAGAAATTCGACATCGACATGATCCGCTGCATCTATTGCGGGCTCTGCGAGGAGGTCTGCCCCGAGCAGGCCATCTTCCTGCGCAAGGATTATTCGGTGACCGGACTCTCCCGCGACGAGATGGTCCACGACAAGGCCAAGCTCTACGAACTGGGCGGGGTGATGACGGGCCTTGTCCACAAGTGGAACGAAAAAAAGTGA
- a CDS encoding NADH-quinone oxidoreductase subunit J yields MLTILFWVFSILMLTSAVAVILFRNPVNSAMSLVVSFLALAALYITLDAFFIGIIQILVYAGAVMVLFLFIIMLLDLKAEARRRLNIAALSGGIAVLGGFVVLVVQVVKSLPAAAQQFPRLARTGFSDVSDVGMSLFTGFNLPFQIVGVLLLVATVGVVVLSRRTLR; encoded by the coding sequence ATGCTCACCATTCTGTTCTGGGTCTTTTCGATCCTCATGCTCACCTCGGCCGTGGCGGTGATCCTCTTCCGCAACCCGGTGAACAGCGCGATGAGCCTCGTGGTTTCCTTCCTCGCCCTGGCGGCGCTTTACATCACCCTCGACGCCTTCTTCATCGGGATCATCCAGATCCTTGTCTATGCCGGCGCGGTGATGGTGCTTTTCCTTTTCATCATCATGCTTCTGGACCTCAAAGCCGAGGCGCGCCGGCGGCTCAACATCGCCGCGCTTTCCGGAGGCATCGCCGTGCTCGGGGGCTTCGTCGTCCTCGTCGTGCAGGTCGTGAAATCGCTGCCCGCCGCGGCGCAGCAATTTCCCAGGCTCGCCCGCACGGGCTTCTCCGACGTCTCGGATGTCGGCATGTCTCTTTTCACCGGATTCAACCTGCCGTTCCAGATCGTCGGCGTGCTCCTGCTCGTCGCCACCGTCGGCGTCGTCGTCCTGAGCCGCCGCACCCTGCGCTGA
- the nuoK gene encoding NADH-quinone oxidoreductase subunit NuoK — protein sequence MPTLGDYLIISGLLFAVGVAGVLLRRNLLVIFMGLELMLNAANLSLVAFARHGTTAFGLPDYNAQVLVFFIITVAAAEVAVGLAIIVALYRLRQTTHVEDLDTMKF from the coding sequence ATGCCCACCCTCGGCGATTATCTCATCATCAGCGGACTCCTCTTCGCCGTGGGGGTGGCCGGCGTGCTGCTGCGCCGCAATCTGCTGGTCATTTTCATGGGCCTCGAACTCATGCTCAACGCGGCCAACCTCTCGCTCGTCGCCTTCGCGCGCCACGGCACCACGGCGTTCGGGCTGCCCGACTACAACGCGCAGGTCCTCGTGTTTTTCATCATCACGGTCGCCGCGGCCGAGGTCGCCGTCGGACTCGCCATCATCGTCGCGCTCTACCGCCTCCGCCAAACCACGCACGTCGAAGACCTCGACACGATGAAATTCTGA